Part of the Mercenaria mercenaria strain notata chromosome 8, MADL_Memer_1, whole genome shotgun sequence genome is shown below.
cctgaaactgcaaggcataagcttttgatatttggtatgttgccttgcttagtgttcctctaccaaagttgttaaaaatatgccccttgggtgaaaagaggcccagccatcctctactaaaattgttcaaattatgcccgtgGGGTAAAATTAGACCCAGCCCTAGGAGTCTCAAattttaacatagacatatctatagggaaaaaatcttcttgtctggaaGTTCAACGCCTaggccttttatatttggtatgtagcactgcctagtggatctcttaacaagattgttcatattatgccccttgggtgaaaagtgGCCCCACACTGATGGTCACTTtttatacgagttatataggaataaatacttcaaaaattattattAGATTATATTTCCTGGATcgcttaattataattacctgatgacctcaagtgattaggggtcacttgactgtgaccttgacttactgacctactttcttgttttttaaaaagatacagccttgaattttggatgacatgcacagttttgcacaacaatcttaaaactgacttcttgaccttgaatgtgacctactggcctactttctaatattttatcaacattttgccattttaaacatgtggctcatattactcaggtgagcaatttacggtcatcatgaccctcttgttacaaaattatgaccctttttccttttttatatttattcaattgacaaggctctTGAATATTTAAGCATAGCTGTTCTCTGACTGCTAAAGTTATGTCTCCCCatcactgggggagacatattgtttttgctctgtatgtctgtccgtcacacttcatttccaatcaataactggtgaaccttttgacctagaaccttcaaacttcatgtggCAAGGCTCatggagtagatgaccactattctCTTTGGGGTtactacatcaaaggtcaaggtcaaaggagcctgaacaaggaaaaccatttcaataactggagaaccacttgacccagaatgttgaaacttcataggacgattggacatgcagagtagatgactctttGTGAGTTttgggtcactttgttaaaggtcaaggtcacagaggccagaacatggaaacaatttccgatcaataacttgagaaccacttggcccagaatgttaatacttcataggatgattggacatgtagagtagatgaccctattgatttttggttcacttgatcaaaggtcaaggtcacagggaccataacatggaaaacggtttctgatcaataacttgagaaccatttgacccagaacatgCAAACTTCATAGGAAGTATCAtaggtgataggacttacagagtagatgaacctTATCGTTAGCAAAGGTCACAAGTACCTGACATGGAAACactttcctatcaataacttgagaaccacttgaccaagaatgttgaaacttcataggatgattggacttgcatagtagatgacccatattgatttaaGGGTAATTTGATCAGagatgaaggtcacaggggccagaacatggaaaaccatctccaatctgtaacttgagaaccacttgaaacTTTGTTGGATGATttgacatgccgagtagatgattgCTATTGCAGACAACCTTCAGTGTCTGACTTTCACTCCAgttcctattgacttcttgcttattATCACTGTGTATTAggggagacatgcatttttctacaaaagcatcttctagctaatatttcaatattgaatagtataaataagtgttttaaAGCAATCAACAATGGTTTAGATACAAACTTTATTCTAAGACAGTCAACTTGTAACATCCATTTATAatacaaacatgaaaataatagttaacaaatattttaggCAAAAGGGAGATAGGCTCGCATAGTCCATCACTGCAAGCCGGCAGCCTTGACCAAGGCGACCATGACTGAGGCGATGGGGCTTGCACCCATCAGGGTAGTTAAGTTAACTGAATGTGATCAGGTAGCAGTATCCAAAAGGCCCAAGGCAGTCATGGTCAGTGACCATGATCTAGGTGATGATTACCCATAGAAGCAGTCAGATGAACTGCATTGGATGGACATATCCGATAAGACCCCAAGCAGTCATGGTTGTAGGCATACTAGCTTAGAATTGTTTGACAGTCGCTCGTATGCAAATCTGAGTGTGTTAGCagcagctgagtttgaataaaCAGACCAGCAAAGTAGAACCAATGGGACAGCAGTATCCAGAAGATTCAAAATGAATTAACCTTTGAATAACTTTTCCAGAGAAGGTTTAGTTATTTTGTTCgattcagtgattttttttagGGTGTGTATTTATAACTTGAGTTAACAATAGGATATGGGAAACAACAGAGAATTGAAAAATTTCTTTCCCAGGTCCAAATTGTCAGATATTAAAACTTAAAAGGTAAGAAGGTAAAGGCATTTTTCCTGTGATCCTTTTAGACCCATTTGGGCCTATTGGAATGGGCCTTTTCTGATACTGATAATTATTTTTGTGACTGGACTTCATCCCCAAAATCTCATTTTGATGACACTGCACAGGAGTTACTGGTTACGAGAATGGTCATGCATTTACCAAAGTGGATAGAAGCCTACATATATGGATCTTGGCAGCATTGTTTCTTTCCCTTAGATTTAAGGATAACAAATAACAATGTAAAGCATCTGCTGCTCGGTTCTCGTGTTCCATACATTGTCCAAGAAGATTTAGAGCTGTTTCCCTGTGTCCAAGGTTTGGTTCCTGGCCAGTGGTCCTGATAAGGTTGGAAAGTGCTTTTTGCTTGTCATCTTGTCTCCCAAGACAGCTGTAGGTCTTGTATTGTAGAAAATACAAGAAAGGAAGAGAATCAACAACTGCCCAGTCCATCCAGTAGTCAAGTGTTTCTCTGAAAGTAAGATCCTCTTCTGTAGATCTGAACAGTTCATACTGTAGTTCAGTTGGAATGCAGTTAATTTCACATGGCAGAAATCCGACACAAAAGGCTGTACTGTACTGCAGAGCTTCTTCATTATGATTGTCAGAAATTGCATCGAATCCTCTTCTCCTAACTCGATAGATGTAAGTGTGGCATGTACAAATTGGCTCAACATCGTTGTGATCATAGCTTCCATCAATATCCATGAGTACAGTTTCTGTTCTCTTACTGTCACCTATACAGTAAAACGCAGATGCTAGCTTCAGTTTTCCAGATGAAACATTGGTGTTCAAACCTAGTGAGATCCAGCTGAGAGCTTCTTCTGATATATCATTGTATTGTTGAATGCTTAAGGATGCCAGGATTGATCCCAGTGTTGTACAGAAATATGGAGCAAGAAGGCTGCAAGCTTTTTTGTCCAGTCCTTTGCATTGATTAGAAATAGTGCCTAGTTTGGAAATATACTTCAGCAGTGTTAGTACAGCCAATCCATAACTGACATTGCTAATAAAAGATAGACAGTACTTTAAGCTAATATCAATATTACATGCAGTTACTTTTAATAAGTGTCCAGAAACAGTATCACTTACTTTGAGTGGGCATAAATTATTCAACTTCAACTGAAGCCTTGAACCAAGTTCATCACACTCAATCTTCAGCAATGCTGTTCCTTCGCTGTGAAGTATATACAGCAGTATTTCAAGGAGGTGAGGTTTAGATTCATGATTGATATGCCCGATCATCAAGTTATTTCCTGGTATGATAAAATGTGGAcagttttgattcaaaatacagTTGTATAGGACAAATAGACACATTGATAGACAAACAAGCAAATTATTTTCTGTCCAGAAATTAGAATGTGTATTAAATTGTGCAATTACTTTGAACagaactgttttacacatgaaactaGAAATGGCATCTTCATAGTGTGGCTTAATGTAAGTTTTTAATATCATCTTCATTAACACATAACACCTAATCTGTGTGATATTGAGATTAAACATTAGACACCTTTCTGCTAGAGATGTTGATATTCTCCATTCAAACTCctcattttcactgtttttttttccaactcCAACAACGAAACATCCGGTTCTGCTACAGTATCTTCTCATATCATCTGAAGGCCACTGACCTACACCTTGCTGGTTTAACCATTGTCTGGCTTGTAGAGGCCATGATTTACAGAGGAAAGCACCAactaagtctgtgtcaaaaaccCCATGTTGTTTAGATGGTGTATGTGCTGGACCATGTTGTACTCCTCCCCCCAATGAGAAATGTTTTACTGCTGTTTCAGCTGCATCAGACATTATTTTATTCCTTAATAGTATTCTCCCTGCCCTGTCTCTGAATTGATGTTTATTATGTACATCATTGTATGGAAGAGGAACATCTTCCCTCAGACACTGTAGCAAACAGTAGCCAGGTGATACAGTCTCATCCTGGATCGTCAGATTATTTATTACACCAGGTTGCCAGTGGCTCAAGTCTTGAATCGTATTGAACTTACTAGAACACAAAAGAAGGTGATCAATGTCTGAATAAAGTCCCAATGTAGTTGTGCCTTCTGACTGGCTTCCTAATATGTATTCGGAACCATTTTTATCCTGAAGATTTTGTTCTGATATATTACGCATAGATTCTGCCAGCAGCCATGTTCTTCTGCGCTTCAGCACAATCCTCTCATCCACTCCTATATCAGCAAGAACCTCTGACAGTCTCACTGACACAGCTTGTGTATACTTTGGAGCTTGAAACATTCTGAAAGtatatttatcacatatttgacatGGTGGAAGTCAAATAAAGCTTGTACAGAGTTTTGGTTTTATACTAGACTCCTGTTATAGAGCTTTGACATTGCATCATTTTAAGtattacttggtctataatagatAAAGATAGAAGAAATTTTGGTGTTTCAGCAGGACAAGTTAACACGTTAGAAAAAGAATATTTGTGTctatccacattgaatttattaaacttgttacataaaattgataatatgcTTAGCACAAcatctaattttattattttatacaactgtaatatgaaaagacactcatgatACATTCTCTATTAAAGGAACCTTAATACATGTTATTACTTTGCAGTCTGTTTCATAtctattttgtagcattttgctCATAGTAGTCAGATAGCCTTGATGGTTCTTGATTTATTAGCCGCCTGCTGGTTAAAAAATACTTGCGGGGACTAAACAATGGGCTTTCACCTCAGTGTGTCTGCAATTTCATGTTCAGGCCATACTAggctcatttttatgcccccgaagggaggcatattagttttcaactgtccgtccgttcgtaagttcattcgttcgtcacaacgttaactttttacatgaaggcactttacttacgatccactgcacccagaacctttaaacttcacttgcagatagtacttattgagtatacaatct
Proteins encoded:
- the LOC123522902 gene encoding uncharacterized protein LOC123522902, producing MFQAPKYTQAVSVRLSEVLADIGVDERIVLKRRRTWLLAESMRNISEQNLQDKNGSEYILGSQSEGTTTLGLYSDIDHLLLCSSKFNTIQDLSHWQPGVINNLTIQDETVSPGYCLLQCLREDVPLPYNDVHNKHQFRDRAGRILLRNKIMSDAAETAVKHFSLGGGVQHGPAHTPSKQHGVFDTDLVGAFLCKSWPLQARQWLNQQGVGQWPSDDMRRYCSRTGCFVVGVGKKNSENEEFEWRISTSLAERCLMFNLNITQIRCYVLMKMILKTYIKPHYEDAISSFMCKTVLFKVIAQFNTHSNFWTENNLLVCLSMCLFVLYNCILNQNCPHFIIPGNNLMIGHINHESKPHLLEILLYILHSEGTALLKIECDELGSRLQLKLNNLCPLKVSDTVSGHLLKVTACNIDISLKYCLSFISNVSYGLAVLTLLKYISKLGTISNQCKGLDKKACSLLAPYFCTTLGSILASLSIQQYNDISEEALSWISLGLNTNVSSGKLKLASAFYCIGDSKRTETVLMDIDGSYDHNDVEPICTCHTYIYRVRRRGFDAISDNHNEEALQYSTAFCVGFLPCEINCIPTELQYELFRSTEEDLTFRETLDYWMDWAVVDSLPFLYFLQYKTYSCLGRQDDKQKALSNLIRTTGQEPNLGHRETALNLLGQCMEHENRAADALHCYLLSLNLRERNNAAKIHICRLLSTLVNA